The following coding sequences are from one Nicotiana tomentosiformis chromosome 3, ASM39032v3, whole genome shotgun sequence window:
- the LOC138907606 gene encoding uncharacterized protein: MDFALIASPPVQTAREGGHVARGFSREGGQVYGGTTSGGHAHLYAFLGRPEAMASDAMITCMVSVCHRDAYVLLDSGSTYSYVPLYFVPYLDMPRGSLDISVHVSTTISDSIMKDHVYWSCLVTNGFYEARLDILLLKMVDFDVILGMYWLFPYHVILDYHVKTVTLAMPGLPRLEWRVSLGHTLSR, from the coding sequence ATGGATTTCGCACTAATTGCCTCACCCCCTGTACAGACAGCTAGAGAGGGAGGCCATGTAGCGAGAGGTTTCTCTAGAGAAGGAGGTCAGGTTTATGGAGGCACTACTAGTGGTGGTCATGCCCATCTATATGCTTTTTTGGGTAGACCCGAGGCGATGGCCTCAGATGCTATGATCACATGTATGGtttcagtctgtcatagagatgcttatGTGCTGCTTGATTCGgggtctacttattcatatgtgccattgtattttgttccttatttggatatgcctcgtggttctcttgatatttctgttcatgtatctacaacTATTAGTGATTCTATTATGAAGGACCATGTATATTGGTCTTGTTTGGTTACTAATGGGTTTTATGAGGCTAGGCTTGATATTTTATTGCTAaaaatggtagattttgatgtgattttgggtatgtatTGGCTAtttccatatcatgttattcttgattatcacgttaagactgtgacgttggctatgcccgGGTTACCAAGATTGGAATGGAGGGTTTCTCTTGGTCATACACTTAGTAGGTAA